Proteins co-encoded in one Amaranthus tricolor cultivar Red isolate AtriRed21 chromosome 7, ASM2621246v1, whole genome shotgun sequence genomic window:
- the LOC130817780 gene encoding uncharacterized protein LOC130817780 isoform X2, whose product MEDKISKDTIGGDHIFPVQGNPFLEDKHDGGKNQMLEAVQLDIEMEKRKIRERILRQRDLEAEVRMELMMEKQMMGMRSFYGNSSGDPFMLMDSRFHGFQGNLEQTNQDPPKNIVFRDEREEKVHEVSMGKWPFQRDPRFVAAQIASKEAVSCKAIPSLDVFERKRKAETSKMNEEETVSISRKELLKKWYCSVCEVSATSGSSFDLHLNGKKHKTKLALSKSCDTASCVIMDSDSTESWVQPVKEEKNRVQPMEEEKSLVQPMVEEKSKVQPVERANSKISKKWECPLCQISATSETLLRSHLEGKKHRAKVAKIGVSQITSDTKEDREDVKKWSCSLCQVSALSEKSLNFHLQGKKHKAKARLLPQVADDMDCNSAKEISESVKAMQEKSLEGDKGFNNEQEVNKLNLVKDGIEKESIYTESIEIEELENNDRETGRESMKFWHCKTCNEGTYNEEAMDIHRKSTKHMNLLRDIGGGLIVVANVRKKAVESEKGSQDAALDEVTNENGVNLDEKGSEDATFTEITNENGIKSGLIFVSNH is encoded by the exons ATGGaagataaaatttcaaaagatacCATCGGTGGAGATCATATTTTCCCAGTACAAG GGAATCCATTTTTGGAAGATAAACATGATGGTGGAAAAAACCAAATGTTAGAAGCAGTGCAGTTAGATATAGAGATGgagaaaagaaaaattagagaaagGATTCTTAGACAAAGAGATTTGGAGGCAGAAGTAAGAATGGAGTTAATGATGGAAAAGCAAATGATGGGTATGAGAAGTTTTTATGGGAATTCTTCTGGTGATCCTTTTATGTTAATGGATTCTAGGTTTCACGGTTTTCAAG GTAATTTAGAGCAAACGAATCAAGACCCACCAAAAAATATCGTGTTTAGAGATGAGAGGGAGGAGAAAGTTCATGAAGTATCAATGGGGAAGTGGCCTTTCCAACGAGATCCAAGATTTGTTGCTGCTCAAATTGCTAGTAAAGAAGCAGTATCCTGTAAg GCTATACCTAGCTTAGACGTTTtcgaaaggaaaaggaaagctGAAACGTCAaaaatgaatgaggaagaaacgGTTTCAATTTCAAGAAAGGAATTGCTGAAGAAGTGGTATTGCTCCGTGTGTGAAGTTTCTGCTACATCAGGAAGCAGTTTTGATCTTCATCTTAATGGAAAAAAGCACAAAACCAAGTTAGCTCTGTCTAAATCTTGTGACACTGCGAGCTGTGTCATTATGGATAGTGACTCCACTGAGAGTTGGGTGCAGCCTGTGAAGGAAGAAAAAAACCGAGTGCAACCCATGGAGGAAGAGAAAAGCCTAGTGCAGCCTATGGTAGAAGAAAAGAGTAAAGTACAGCCTGTGGAGCGGGCAAATAGCAAGATTTCGAAGAAATGGGAGTGCCCTTTGTGTCAAATATCTGCTACTTCAGAGACACTTCTAAGAAGTCATCTCGAAGGAAAGAAGCACAGAGCAAAAGTTGCTAAGATCGGGGTATCTCAAATAACTAGTGACACTAAGGAAGACCGTGAGGATGTAAAAAAATGGTCTTGCTCTTTATGTCAAGTATCAGCTTTGTCAGAGAAAAGTTTGAACTTTCATTTGCAAGGAAAAAAACACAAGGCTAAGGCGAGGTTGCTTCCTCAAGTTGCTGATGATATGGACTGTAATTCAGCAAAAGAAATCTCAGAAAGCGTGAAGGCCATGCAGGAAAAGAGTTTGGAAGGTGACAAAGGTTTCAACAACGAGCAAGAAGTCAACAAGTTGAACTTAGTGAAGGATGGAATCGAGAAAGAAAGCATCTATACTGAGAGCATTGAAATTGAAGAGTTGGAGAACAATGATCGAGAGACAGGAAGGGAATCTATGAAGTTTTGGCATTGCAAGACATGCAATGAAGGAACTTATAATGAAGAAGCAATGGATATACACAGGAAGAGTACTAAGCACATGAATTTGCTTCGAGATATTGGTGGGGGTCTCATTGTTGTGGCAAATGTCCGGAAGAAAGCAGTTGAAAGTGAAAAGGGGTCTCAAGATGCAGCACTTGATGAGGTTACAAATGAAAATGGCGTAAATTTGGATGAAAAGGGCTCTGAAGATGCAACGTTTACTGAGATTACAAATGAAAATGGCATCAAATCGGGTCTCATTTTTGTGTCAAACCATTGA
- the LOC130817780 gene encoding uncharacterized protein LOC130817780 isoform X1, which translates to MEDKISKDTIGGDHIFPVQGNPFLEDKHDGGKNQMLEAVQLDIEMEKRKIRERILRQRDLEAEVRMELMMEKQMMGMRSFYGNSSGDPFMLMDSRFHGFQGRFLSDKNMLKVGLFDDDYVEKLKMMNQSLGNLEQTNQDPPKNIVFRDEREEKVHEVSMGKWPFQRDPRFVAAQIASKEAVSCKAIPSLDVFERKRKAETSKMNEEETVSISRKELLKKWYCSVCEVSATSGSSFDLHLNGKKHKTKLALSKSCDTASCVIMDSDSTESWVQPVKEEKNRVQPMEEEKSLVQPMVEEKSKVQPVERANSKISKKWECPLCQISATSETLLRSHLEGKKHRAKVAKIGVSQITSDTKEDREDVKKWSCSLCQVSALSEKSLNFHLQGKKHKAKARLLPQVADDMDCNSAKEISESVKAMQEKSLEGDKGFNNEQEVNKLNLVKDGIEKESIYTESIEIEELENNDRETGRESMKFWHCKTCNEGTYNEEAMDIHRKSTKHMNLLRDIGGGLIVVANVRKKAVESEKGSQDAALDEVTNENGVNLDEKGSEDATFTEITNENGIKSGLIFVSNH; encoded by the exons ATGGaagataaaatttcaaaagatacCATCGGTGGAGATCATATTTTCCCAGTACAAG GGAATCCATTTTTGGAAGATAAACATGATGGTGGAAAAAACCAAATGTTAGAAGCAGTGCAGTTAGATATAGAGATGgagaaaagaaaaattagagaaagGATTCTTAGACAAAGAGATTTGGAGGCAGAAGTAAGAATGGAGTTAATGATGGAAAAGCAAATGATGGGTATGAGAAGTTTTTATGGGAATTCTTCTGGTGATCCTTTTATGTTAATGGATTCTAGGTTTCACGGTTTTCAAGGTAGGTTTTTATCAGATAAAAACATGTTAAAAGTAGGGctttttgatgatgattatgTTGAGAAACTGAAGATGATGAATCAATCTTTAGGTAATTTAGAGCAAACGAATCAAGACCCACCAAAAAATATCGTGTTTAGAGATGAGAGGGAGGAGAAAGTTCATGAAGTATCAATGGGGAAGTGGCCTTTCCAACGAGATCCAAGATTTGTTGCTGCTCAAATTGCTAGTAAAGAAGCAGTATCCTGTAAg GCTATACCTAGCTTAGACGTTTtcgaaaggaaaaggaaagctGAAACGTCAaaaatgaatgaggaagaaacgGTTTCAATTTCAAGAAAGGAATTGCTGAAGAAGTGGTATTGCTCCGTGTGTGAAGTTTCTGCTACATCAGGAAGCAGTTTTGATCTTCATCTTAATGGAAAAAAGCACAAAACCAAGTTAGCTCTGTCTAAATCTTGTGACACTGCGAGCTGTGTCATTATGGATAGTGACTCCACTGAGAGTTGGGTGCAGCCTGTGAAGGAAGAAAAAAACCGAGTGCAACCCATGGAGGAAGAGAAAAGCCTAGTGCAGCCTATGGTAGAAGAAAAGAGTAAAGTACAGCCTGTGGAGCGGGCAAATAGCAAGATTTCGAAGAAATGGGAGTGCCCTTTGTGTCAAATATCTGCTACTTCAGAGACACTTCTAAGAAGTCATCTCGAAGGAAAGAAGCACAGAGCAAAAGTTGCTAAGATCGGGGTATCTCAAATAACTAGTGACACTAAGGAAGACCGTGAGGATGTAAAAAAATGGTCTTGCTCTTTATGTCAAGTATCAGCTTTGTCAGAGAAAAGTTTGAACTTTCATTTGCAAGGAAAAAAACACAAGGCTAAGGCGAGGTTGCTTCCTCAAGTTGCTGATGATATGGACTGTAATTCAGCAAAAGAAATCTCAGAAAGCGTGAAGGCCATGCAGGAAAAGAGTTTGGAAGGTGACAAAGGTTTCAACAACGAGCAAGAAGTCAACAAGTTGAACTTAGTGAAGGATGGAATCGAGAAAGAAAGCATCTATACTGAGAGCATTGAAATTGAAGAGTTGGAGAACAATGATCGAGAGACAGGAAGGGAATCTATGAAGTTTTGGCATTGCAAGACATGCAATGAAGGAACTTATAATGAAGAAGCAATGGATATACACAGGAAGAGTACTAAGCACATGAATTTGCTTCGAGATATTGGTGGGGGTCTCATTGTTGTGGCAAATGTCCGGAAGAAAGCAGTTGAAAGTGAAAAGGGGTCTCAAGATGCAGCACTTGATGAGGTTACAAATGAAAATGGCGTAAATTTGGATGAAAAGGGCTCTGAAGATGCAACGTTTACTGAGATTACAAATGAAAATGGCATCAAATCGGGTCTCATTTTTGTGTCAAACCATTGA